Proteins from a genomic interval of Luteolibacter sp. Y139:
- a CDS encoding LamG-like jellyroll fold domain-containing protein — MNSRRMHGLSLTVHAFLVASLLTGARADLVNRWSFNNAAGNAPSGTVITDSTGTSPGAVVGINATFNGSALVLPGTTTGNQTPANIAAYVDLPNGLISTKTNLSLEIWATPVSIKNWQRLFDFGRMGTLPSAVRGGNQVLSGEITPAATQAPNNATSSDDFAFATHRDSTANTQRLIGRLDGAGEFGSNTGANLAVGTRYHFLCTFTDGAGTYGTGGGQMAWYLNGTLVSTLDVDFHLSEIQDRNNWLGRSMYTADNNANIAYDEVRLYNHVLTPAEITADIAAGPDNIGVPTPDPAPVPNNLWAFTTQANSDVSSGATFTDSIGGAIATLRGNGGSLTGGAVVLPGSTTGNQPASTISAYLDLPNGIVTQTPSVTFEAWATPLSSKNWQRLFDFGRCVTSSGTGAAPGEILETAAGPGTTTAYDNLSLTFNNAANMNSQQLEGQYDGNAAQYSFTTAATTAGTQYHYVFVVEDSVGTYGANGCQARWYRNGVLQNSMDFQFHLSGMEDVNNWIGRSMYSGDSNSNMALNELRIYRRAITQGEITASFTAGPDPAVGPAEPPAPAPIPTRRWSFDTAAGNAPAGTTFLDVATGEVATVQGNGATLTGTQLVLPSAASTGNQTAAAISAYLDLPNGIISSRPNLTFEAWATPVSSKNWQRLFDFGNTSLTSGPGAATGEIIDTTTAPGNFVANDNLFLSLNNGGTLGSHRLEAKLAGGSTVTNNTDLSSVTTAGTQYHYVMTVKDGGGASGSTGCLVKWYRNGALIGSVDLPYRLPDLHDVNNWIGRSMWAADSNANLSLNELRIYDRAVSAAEVSSSYTAGPSATFAPPVATNDEATIHPNQKVLIDVLANDTGEALANTLQIVTPPANGTATISAGKILYAHSGSSAAPVTFTYRVGNVSGTTSTATVTIHFATSLRLTNADLAMPDAPPVNTWQLVDALPGLTFTRPICLTPVPADTKQLYVCEQGGIIKRVADVTSTSPVTNVFLDLTTLGTGFNIGPLLAGQPENGLLGLAFHPNYATNGYFYVAYTVNVSGNYFQRVSRFTRSAANPTVADPASELVLLHIDDFGLNHNGGDLHFGPTDGYLYYGTGDGENSTAGQSRSQKINDDFYSGMFRMDVDKKPGSLLPNPHASIPLTGGVAAFNVPADNPFVHTSLGGTWNGLYNGVDYSASLGSVRTEFWATGIRHCWRFSFDSTTGDLWEGDVGQDTYEEVNKIVKGGNYGWAYREGLHTFTGILGSAPANFTSLNPIYEYMHTGVSGGDAAFKGNSVVGGYVYRGTRYPSLVGSYIFSDSVSGHVWQMNTTTGATTRLTGLPGAYGVISSQGVDPSNKDLLFCAYLTGKVMRLGTGSAVVGDFPTTLTATGLFADLSDLSPAPGLIPYQPNIAFWSDYAIKRRWFTIPNATAKMTWNKDGNWTFPTGTVWVKHFDLETSRGNPATKKRIETRVLVKTDTGSYGVSYRWNEAQTEAYLVEDAGTEFDLAIDDHGTPHTQRWQIPGRTSCLTCHTPAAGHALSFNTRQLNLTNTINGYTGNQLDVLAANNFLSNTPDPVATLARHIRPDETQYPIEQRARSYFAVNCSYCHQAGGTGAGSWDGRAHLTLEQTGLINGTAESNGGNPLNKYVVPGDTTHSIVLNRMAVTNGFTRMPPLASSEVDPANIQLITEWINSDLPNHPLYDQWRATFFTANDPNGIKTADPDHDGISNYDEYLQGSSPVTGSAPWQASIADGSLQFLRKSHRYYAIQTSSDLSNWQPWSIPAVDSAYQSSDTLTEIPLPSGSGPKKFYRFQVTEP; from the coding sequence ATGAACTCCCGCCGGATGCACGGGCTCTCGCTGACCGTACACGCCTTCCTCGTCGCGTCCCTTCTAACAGGCGCACGCGCGGACCTCGTCAATCGCTGGTCCTTCAACAATGCCGCCGGCAACGCGCCTAGCGGCACCGTCATCACGGACAGTACCGGCACCTCCCCGGGCGCAGTGGTCGGCATCAATGCCACCTTCAATGGCTCGGCCCTCGTTCTCCCCGGCACCACCACCGGCAACCAGACCCCGGCGAACATCGCCGCCTACGTCGACCTGCCAAACGGCCTGATCTCCACCAAGACCAATCTCTCCCTCGAAATTTGGGCCACCCCGGTTTCCATTAAGAACTGGCAGCGCCTCTTCGACTTCGGCCGGATGGGTACGCTCCCGTCTGCGGTTCGCGGCGGCAATCAGGTGCTCTCCGGGGAAATCACCCCCGCGGCCACCCAGGCCCCCAACAACGCCACCTCCAGCGACGACTTCGCCTTCGCGACCCATCGTGATAGCACCGCCAATACCCAGCGCCTCATCGGACGCCTGGACGGTGCCGGCGAGTTCGGCAGCAACACTGGCGCGAACCTCGCCGTCGGCACCCGCTACCACTTCCTCTGCACCTTCACCGATGGAGCCGGCACCTACGGCACCGGCGGCGGCCAAATGGCATGGTACCTCAATGGCACCCTCGTCAGCACCCTCGACGTCGATTTCCATCTCTCCGAAATCCAGGACCGCAACAACTGGCTGGGCCGCTCGATGTACACGGCGGACAACAACGCCAACATCGCCTACGACGAGGTCCGCCTCTACAACCACGTCCTGACGCCCGCCGAAATCACCGCCGACATTGCGGCCGGTCCCGACAACATCGGCGTGCCCACCCCCGACCCGGCACCCGTGCCGAATAATCTCTGGGCCTTCACCACCCAGGCGAACTCCGACGTCAGTTCCGGCGCCACCTTCACCGATAGCATCGGCGGAGCGATCGCCACCCTCCGCGGCAATGGCGGTTCTCTAACAGGAGGAGCCGTCGTCCTGCCCGGCAGCACCACTGGCAATCAGCCAGCCTCGACCATCTCCGCCTACCTCGACCTGCCGAATGGCATCGTCACCCAGACCCCCAGCGTCACCTTCGAAGCATGGGCCACTCCGCTCTCATCGAAGAACTGGCAACGCCTCTTCGACTTCGGCCGCTGTGTCACCTCCAGTGGCACCGGCGCGGCACCCGGCGAGATCCTCGAAACCGCCGCGGGCCCCGGCACCACCACCGCCTACGACAATCTCAGCCTCACCTTCAACAATGCCGCGAACATGAATTCGCAGCAGCTCGAAGGACAGTACGACGGCAACGCCGCGCAATATTCCTTCACCACCGCCGCCACCACCGCCGGCACGCAGTACCACTACGTCTTCGTCGTGGAAGACAGCGTCGGCACCTATGGAGCCAATGGTTGCCAGGCACGTTGGTATCGCAATGGCGTCCTCCAGAACTCCATGGACTTCCAGTTCCACCTCAGCGGAATGGAAGACGTTAACAACTGGATCGGCCGCTCGATGTATTCAGGCGACTCGAACTCGAATATGGCGCTCAATGAGCTGCGCATCTATCGCCGCGCCATCACCCAGGGAGAAATCACCGCCAGCTTCACCGCCGGTCCCGACCCCGCAGTCGGACCTGCCGAGCCTCCTGCGCCCGCACCCATCCCCACCCGCCGCTGGAGCTTCGACACCGCCGCCGGCAATGCACCGGCTGGCACCACCTTCCTCGACGTCGCCACCGGCGAAGTCGCCACGGTCCAAGGCAACGGCGCCACCCTCACCGGCACTCAGCTTGTTCTGCCAAGCGCTGCCTCCACCGGCAACCAAACCGCCGCCGCCATCTCCGCCTACCTCGACCTGCCGAATGGCATCATCTCGTCGCGTCCCAATCTCACCTTCGAAGCGTGGGCCACACCCGTGTCGTCGAAGAATTGGCAGCGCCTCTTCGACTTCGGCAATACCTCTCTAACAAGCGGCCCCGGCGCCGCCACCGGTGAGATCATCGACACCACCACCGCCCCCGGCAACTTCGTCGCCAACGACAATCTCTTCCTCTCCCTCAACAACGGCGGCACCCTCGGCTCCCATCGCCTCGAAGCCAAGCTCGCCGGCGGCAGCACCGTCACCAATAACACCGACCTCTCCTCCGTCACCACCGCCGGCACCCAGTATCACTACGTGATGACCGTGAAGGATGGCGGCGGCGCCAGCGGCTCCACCGGTTGCCTCGTGAAGTGGTATCGCAATGGCGCACTCATCGGCTCGGTCGATCTCCCCTACCGCCTGCCAGACCTGCACGACGTGAATAACTGGATCGGTCGCTCCATGTGGGCCGCCGATTCGAATGCGAACCTCTCGCTCAACGAACTCCGCATCTACGATCGCGCCGTCTCAGCCGCCGAAGTCAGCTCTTCCTACACCGCTGGACCCAGTGCCACCTTCGCGCCTCCCGTTGCCACCAATGACGAGGCCACCATTCATCCGAATCAGAAGGTGCTCATCGACGTCTTGGCCAATGACACCGGCGAAGCCCTCGCGAACACGCTCCAAATCGTCACGCCTCCTGCCAACGGAACCGCCACCATCAGCGCTGGCAAAATCCTCTACGCCCACAGCGGCAGCAGCGCTGCTCCGGTGACCTTCACCTATCGCGTCGGCAATGTCAGCGGCACCACCTCGACCGCCACAGTCACCATTCACTTCGCGACCTCGCTACGCCTCACCAATGCGGACCTCGCCATGCCGGACGCACCACCGGTCAATACCTGGCAGCTCGTCGATGCCCTGCCCGGCCTCACCTTCACCCGCCCCATCTGCCTCACTCCCGTCCCCGCCGACACCAAGCAGCTCTACGTCTGCGAGCAAGGAGGCATCATCAAGCGCGTGGCCGACGTCACCTCGACCTCTCCCGTCACCAATGTCTTCCTCGATCTCACCACCCTCGGCACCGGCTTCAACATCGGCCCCTTGCTCGCCGGCCAACCGGAAAACGGCCTCCTCGGCCTCGCTTTCCACCCGAACTACGCCACCAATGGCTACTTCTACGTCGCCTACACGGTGAACGTCAGCGGCAACTACTTCCAACGCGTCTCTCGCTTCACCCGCAGTGCCGCCAATCCCACCGTCGCCGACCCTGCCAGCGAACTCGTCCTCCTTCACATCGACGACTTCGGCCTCAATCACAATGGCGGCGACCTCCACTTCGGCCCCACCGATGGCTACCTCTACTACGGCACCGGCGATGGTGAAAACTCCACCGCCGGACAGTCACGCAGCCAGAAGATCAATGACGACTTCTACTCCGGCATGTTCCGCATGGACGTCGACAAGAAGCCCGGCAGCCTTCTGCCGAATCCCCACGCCTCCATCCCCCTCACCGGTGGCGTGGCCGCTTTCAATGTCCCGGCCGATAACCCCTTCGTTCACACCAGCCTCGGCGGCACCTGGAACGGTCTCTACAATGGTGTCGACTACTCCGCTTCACTCGGCTCGGTGCGCACCGAGTTCTGGGCCACCGGCATCCGCCACTGCTGGCGCTTCTCCTTCGACTCGACCACCGGCGACCTTTGGGAAGGCGACGTCGGACAGGACACCTATGAGGAGGTGAACAAGATCGTCAAAGGCGGCAACTACGGTTGGGCCTACCGCGAGGGCCTCCACACCTTCACCGGCATCCTCGGCAGTGCGCCGGCAAACTTCACGTCGCTGAATCCCATATACGAATACATGCACACCGGCGTCTCCGGTGGCGACGCCGCCTTCAAGGGCAACTCGGTCGTCGGCGGCTACGTCTACCGCGGCACCCGCTACCCGTCGCTCGTCGGCAGCTACATCTTCAGTGACTCCGTCTCCGGCCACGTCTGGCAGATGAACACCACCACCGGTGCGACCACCCGTCTAACAGGCCTCCCCGGTGCCTATGGCGTCATTTCCTCCCAAGGCGTGGATCCTTCCAACAAGGACCTCCTCTTCTGCGCCTACCTCACCGGCAAGGTCATGCGTCTCGGCACCGGCAGCGCCGTCGTCGGCGACTTCCCCACCACCCTCACCGCCACCGGCCTCTTTGCTGACCTGAGCGACCTTTCGCCCGCCCCCGGCCTGATTCCCTATCAGCCGAATATCGCCTTCTGGAGCGACTACGCCATCAAGCGCCGCTGGTTCACCATCCCAAACGCCACCGCCAAGATGACCTGGAACAAGGATGGCAACTGGACCTTCCCCACCGGCACCGTCTGGGTGAAGCACTTCGACTTGGAAACCAGCCGCGGCAATCCCGCGACCAAGAAGCGCATCGAGACCCGTGTTCTCGTGAAAACCGACACCGGCTCCTACGGCGTGAGCTATCGGTGGAATGAAGCCCAGACCGAAGCCTATCTCGTGGAAGACGCCGGCACCGAGTTCGACCTCGCCATCGACGACCACGGCACCCCACACACCCAGCGTTGGCAGATCCCCGGACGCACCAGCTGCCTCACCTGCCACACCCCGGCAGCCGGCCATGCGCTCTCATTCAACACCCGCCAGCTGAATCTCACCAACACCATCAACGGCTACACCGGCAACCAACTCGACGTCCTCGCGGCGAACAACTTCCTCTCGAACACCCCCGATCCCGTCGCCACCCTCGCCCGCCACATCCGGCCGGACGAAACCCAGTATCCCATCGAGCAACGCGCCCGCTCCTACTTCGCGGTGAACTGCTCCTACTGCCACCAGGCAGGCGGCACCGGTGCCGGCTCGTGGGACGGCCGCGCCCACCTGACCTTGGAACAAACCGGCCTCATCAACGGCACCGCCGAAAGCAACGGCGGCAACCCATTGAACAAATACGTTGTCCCCGGCGACACCACCCACAGCATCGTCCTCAACCGCATGGCCGTGACCAATGGCTTCACCCGCATGCCCCCGCTCGCCAGCAGCGAAGTCGACCCCGCGAACATCCAGCTCATCACCGAGTGGATCAACAGCGACCTCCCGAATCACCCGCTCTATGATCAATGGCGTGCCACCTTCTTCACCGCCAACGATCCGAACGGCATCAAGACCGCCGACCCCGATCACGACGGCATCAGCAACTACGACGAGTATCTGCAAGGCAGCTCACCCGTCACCGGCAGTGCCCCATGGCAAGCCTCCATCGCCGACGGCTCACTCCAGTTCCTCCGCAAGTCGCACCGCTACTACGCCATCCAGACAAGCAGCGACCTCAGCAACTGGCAGCCCTGGAGCATCCCCGCCGTCGACAGCGCCTACCAATCCAGCGACACCCTCACCGAAATCCCCCTGCCCTCCGGATCCGGCCCGAAGAAGTTCTACCGCTTCCAAGTCACCGAGCCGTAA
- the nuoF gene encoding NADH-quinone oxidoreductase subunit NuoF, with protein sequence MITYKAGKQPDSREYRLIFKNVDREGWDPSIDCYLRDGGYEDLKKALGMEPKAITEEVKKSGLRGRGGAGFPTGLKWTFIPPNNTKPVYLICNADESEPGTFKDRYILHQDPHQLIEGMVISCFAVGAKVAYIYIREEFPEAAIILEKAIAEAKAKNFVGKNVLGSGFDVEIYVHRGAAAYICGEETGLIESLEGKRAYPRIKPPYFPAALGLYMCPTIVNNVESLCHVKHIVRMTGDEYAKLGVKNNTGTRILCVSGDVKKPGYFEVEVGKVTMREVLYDMCGGPKDGCEFKAVIPGGSSSKILRCEEEFTLKGKGPEGSDLKLSFWDIPMDFDSLAACGTMAGSGGVIVLDNTRKISWVLNNINAFYAHESCGQCTPCREGSMWMKKISDRLVAGEASPKDIATLESVAYQIDGRTICAFGEASSWPVEAIIAKFRDELLADTKPENEEEPHNAEAEAQRRYLQNA encoded by the coding sequence ATGATCACCTACAAAGCTGGCAAGCAACCTGACTCCCGCGAGTATCGCCTCATCTTCAAGAACGTCGATCGCGAGGGCTGGGATCCATCCATCGACTGCTACCTGCGCGATGGCGGCTACGAGGACTTGAAGAAGGCCCTGGGCATGGAGCCCAAGGCGATCACCGAGGAAGTGAAGAAGTCCGGCCTGCGCGGTCGTGGCGGTGCGGGTTTCCCCACCGGCCTCAAGTGGACCTTCATCCCGCCGAACAATACCAAGCCGGTCTATCTGATCTGTAACGCGGACGAGTCCGAACCCGGCACCTTCAAGGACCGCTACATCCTTCACCAGGACCCGCACCAGCTCATCGAGGGCATGGTGATCTCCTGCTTCGCCGTCGGTGCCAAGGTCGCCTACATCTACATCCGCGAGGAATTCCCCGAGGCCGCCATCATCCTTGAAAAGGCCATCGCCGAAGCAAAGGCGAAGAACTTCGTCGGCAAGAACGTCCTCGGCTCCGGCTTCGATGTGGAAATCTACGTCCACCGTGGTGCCGCCGCCTACATCTGCGGCGAGGAAACCGGCCTGATCGAGTCGCTCGAAGGCAAGCGCGCCTATCCGCGCATCAAGCCTCCCTATTTCCCCGCCGCGCTCGGGCTCTACATGTGCCCGACCATCGTCAACAACGTCGAGTCGCTGTGCCACGTGAAGCACATCGTCCGCATGACCGGTGACGAATACGCCAAGCTCGGCGTGAAGAATAACACCGGCACCCGCATCCTCTGCGTCTCCGGCGACGTGAAGAAGCCCGGCTACTTCGAAGTCGAAGTCGGCAAGGTCACCATGCGCGAGGTGCTTTACGACATGTGCGGCGGCCCGAAGGACGGCTGCGAGTTCAAGGCCGTCATCCCCGGCGGTTCGTCCTCGAAGATCCTGCGCTGCGAAGAAGAATTTACCCTCAAGGGCAAGGGCCCTGAAGGTTCCGACCTGAAGCTTTCCTTCTGGGACATCCCGATGGACTTCGACTCCCTCGCTGCCTGCGGCACCATGGCCGGCTCCGGCGGGGTCATCGTCCTCGATAACACCCGCAAGATCTCCTGGGTGTTGAATAACATCAATGCCTTCTACGCCCACGAGTCCTGCGGCCAGTGCACGCCCTGCCGCGAAGGCTCCATGTGGATGAAGAAGATCTCCGACCGCCTCGTCGCCGGCGAAGCCTCGCCGAAGGACATCGCGACCTTGGAAAGCGTCGCCTACCAGATCGACGGCCGCACCATCTGCGCCTTCGGCGAAGCCTCCTCCTGGCCCGTCGAAGCCATCATCGCGAAGTTCCGCGACGAACTCCTCGCCGACACCAAGCCGGAGAACGAGGAAGAACCGCACAACGCCGAGGCGGAAGCGCAGCGCCGCTACCTGCAGAACGCGTAA
- a CDS encoding cadherin-like beta sandwich domain-containing protein codes for MPLAVGAPTSTNITATSATLGGNVSSDGGSSVTGRGVVLSRTSFNSNPLIGGTDVTKINASASTGVFTVSASNLTSETAYTFKAFVTNATGTVYSAPASFTTLSSNALLSSLALSTGSLVPAFSSGQAQYTSTVPNATSSLLLTATSANANASISINGAAAAIGTSSGTLSLIIGRNDFTVSVTSQDGTNMVTYMLTIYRSALPPSVNSPTATVSGVYTPTLGGNVASDGGSAITERGFVFSVASVNGDPLLGGTGTTKKIVTGSTGVFSAGIDGLQSGTTYAYKAYATNNAGTGYSALAQFTTLTGPDITVQQPAGVPVVPGGTKAFGTTTKTSPISLTFTISNPGSGDLSALGISIDGTNAADFTTSPPSSTLVKPGESTSFTVHFTPSPGPTGNRTANLHITSNAPSKNPYDIVLSGLALSFTTDSDNDGLNDASEFDMSSLNFNWQQSQIALVNTYNQAANGAGLFRQNQLQALHPEASLVGPDPETGRFALTLRLKSSSDLVGFSDFPIPASSLISITPAGTLKFEVSPLGNTAFFLIKID; via the coding sequence ATGCCGCTGGCCGTGGGCGCCCCCACCTCCACAAATATCACCGCTACGTCGGCCACGCTCGGCGGGAATGTTTCCAGCGATGGCGGATCGTCCGTCACGGGTCGCGGCGTTGTTCTTTCCCGGACCTCGTTCAATTCCAACCCGTTGATTGGAGGCACGGACGTCACCAAGATCAACGCATCGGCCTCAACCGGCGTCTTCACGGTGAGCGCGAGCAATCTCACTTCCGAAACAGCCTACACCTTCAAGGCCTTCGTCACGAATGCCACCGGCACCGTCTACAGCGCACCAGCGTCATTCACGACCCTCAGCAGCAACGCGTTGCTTTCCTCCTTGGCCCTATCGACGGGATCTCTTGTCCCGGCCTTCTCTAGTGGTCAGGCCCAGTATACCTCCACCGTTCCAAACGCGACTAGTAGCCTTCTTCTCACCGCGACTTCTGCGAATGCCAATGCTTCGATCAGCATCAATGGCGCCGCAGCCGCCATCGGCACCTCGAGCGGAACGCTATCCCTGATCATCGGCCGCAATGATTTCACCGTGAGCGTCACTTCACAGGACGGCACCAACATGGTTACCTACATGTTGACGATCTATCGATCCGCCCTTCCCCCCTCAGTGAACTCTCCCACTGCCACGGTGTCGGGAGTCTACACCCCGACTCTCGGAGGAAATGTCGCCAGCGACGGCGGCTCAGCCATCACCGAGCGCGGCTTTGTCTTTTCTGTCGCTTCCGTGAATGGCGACCCCCTCCTCGGCGGAACGGGCACTACCAAGAAGATCGTAACCGGCTCCACCGGCGTCTTCAGCGCCGGGATCGACGGCCTCCAATCGGGCACCACCTACGCCTACAAGGCCTATGCCACAAACAATGCCGGTACCGGCTACAGCGCCCTTGCGCAATTCACCACGCTCACCGGCCCGGATATCACGGTTCAGCAGCCCGCGGGAGTTCCGGTAGTCCCCGGCGGAACCAAGGCTTTCGGCACGACAACCAAGACCAGTCCAATCAGCCTCACCTTCACGATTTCAAATCCAGGATCGGGAGATCTCTCAGCGCTCGGCATTTCCATCGACGGGACAAACGCCGCTGACTTCACCACATCCCCGCCCTCTTCCACCCTTGTCAAACCCGGTGAAAGCACCTCTTTCACGGTACATTTCACCCCGTCACCCGGCCCGACCGGGAACAGGACCGCCAATCTCCACATCACCAGCAACGCCCCCTCGAAAAATCCCTACGACATCGTCCTCTCTGGCTTGGCCCTATCCTTTACGACCGATTCCGACAATGACGGTCTCAACGACGCCTCGGAGTTCGACATGAGCTCTTTGAATTTCAATTGGCAGCAAAGCCAAATCGCCTTGGTGAACACCTACAATCAGGCGGCCAACGGCGCCGGACTCTTCAGGCAAAACCAGCTCCAGGCTCTCCACCCGGAAGCCTCCCTGGTCGGGCCGGATCCCGAAACGGGTCGCTTCGCCCTGACGCTGAGACTGAAATCGTCCTCGGATCTGGTGGGGTTTTCCGACTTTCCCATTCCCGCCAGCTCGCTGATTTCCATCACCCCTGCAGGCACCCTCAAATTCGAGGTCTCCCCACTGGGCAATACCGCCTTTTTCCTGATCAAAATCGACTGA
- a CDS encoding NADH-quinone oxidoreductase subunit NuoE family protein → MSQSLLEDNVASPETPGSKFYPPFVPTAALEVEADNRLAQFPEDQKRSAVLPLLHFIQHHHGFISAEAIEWVAGRLEIQPVKVLEVVTFYPGFRQSAPGKVHFRVCRTLSCAMGGSYELMEKLCELTGIDRSHSDSHHHPVTVSPCGKWSVEFAECLASCGTAPVCLVNDDFHEAVTADKAQGLLDQYAE, encoded by the coding sequence ATGTCCCAGTCTTTGCTCGAAGATAACGTCGCCTCGCCGGAGACGCCCGGCTCGAAGTTCTATCCACCCTTCGTGCCCACCGCGGCGCTTGAAGTTGAGGCAGACAACCGCCTCGCCCAGTTCCCGGAGGACCAGAAGCGCTCGGCTGTCTTGCCGCTGCTCCACTTCATCCAGCACCACCACGGCTTCATCTCCGCGGAAGCGATCGAGTGGGTCGCCGGCCGCCTTGAGATTCAGCCGGTGAAGGTGCTGGAAGTGGTCACCTTCTACCCCGGCTTCCGCCAGTCGGCCCCGGGCAAGGTTCACTTCCGCGTCTGCCGCACGCTCTCCTGCGCCATGGGCGGCTCCTACGAGCTGATGGAAAAGCTCTGCGAACTCACCGGCATCGATCGCTCGCACTCCGACTCCCACCATCATCCGGTGACCGTCTCTCCCTGCGGCAAGTGGTCCGTCGAGTTCGCCGAGTGCCTCGCCTCCTGCGGCACCGCTCCCGTCTGCCTCGTGAACGATGACTTCCACGAAGCCGTCACCGCCGACAAGGCCCAAGGCCTGCTCGACCAATACGCCGAGTAA
- the nuoD gene encoding NADH dehydrogenase (quinone) subunit D — translation MSSSTTEYQAPDVAAKAAEYHEETTDLMGEKMVLNMGPSHPATHGVLRLILELDGEIITKADPDIGFLHRGDEKIAENMHYNQFVPYTDRLDYLAPLANNVAYACAVEKLMGWELPPRGQALRVLCCELARISSHLLGVGVCAMDVGAMTVFLYTFTEREKIYNLCEQLTGARFTTSYTRVGGQLRDMPPGFEQAVRTFLDECDTTIDEVSKLLDKNKIFRDRMCDIGIISKEAAIAWGLTGPNLRASGATRDLRKDRPYLGYEKYDFDVIVADEGDCFARYQVRMEEIRQSIKICRQVLDTMPEGPVNLAEAKSMLPNKEKVLMSMEELIHHFIVATQGIDAPPGEVYFGAENPKGELGFYIHSTGGGVPHRLKIRSPSFCNLSPLSILLPGHMISDVPAVLGSLDFVMGECDR, via the coding sequence ATGAGCAGCTCTACGACCGAATACCAAGCCCCCGACGTGGCCGCGAAGGCCGCCGAGTACCACGAGGAAACGACGGACTTGATGGGCGAAAAGATGGTCCTGAACATGGGCCCATCCCACCCCGCCACGCACGGCGTGCTGCGCCTGATCCTGGAATTGGACGGTGAAATCATCACCAAGGCCGATCCGGACATCGGTTTCCTCCACCGCGGCGACGAGAAAATCGCGGAAAACATGCACTACAACCAGTTCGTGCCCTACACGGACCGGTTGGACTACCTCGCCCCGCTGGCCAATAACGTCGCCTACGCCTGCGCCGTGGAAAAGCTCATGGGCTGGGAACTCCCGCCCCGCGGCCAGGCCCTGCGCGTCCTCTGCTGCGAGCTCGCCCGCATTTCCTCCCACCTCCTCGGCGTCGGCGTCTGCGCCATGGACGTGGGTGCCATGACCGTTTTCCTCTACACCTTCACGGAGCGGGAAAAGATCTACAATCTCTGCGAGCAGCTCACCGGCGCCCGCTTCACCACCTCCTACACCCGCGTCGGCGGCCAGCTCCGCGACATGCCTCCGGGCTTCGAGCAGGCAGTGCGCACCTTCCTCGACGAGTGCGACACCACCATCGACGAAGTCTCCAAGCTGCTCGACAAGAACAAGATCTTCCGCGACCGCATGTGCGACATCGGGATCATCTCGAAGGAAGCCGCGATCGCCTGGGGCCTCACCGGCCCGAACCTGCGCGCCTCCGGCGCGACGCGCGACCTGCGCAAGGATCGCCCCTACCTCGGCTACGAGAAGTATGACTTCGACGTGATCGTGGCGGATGAGGGCGACTGCTTCGCCCGCTATCAGGTGCGGATGGAAGAAATCCGCCAGTCGATCAAGATCTGCCGCCAGGTGCTCGATACCATGCCCGAAGGGCCGGTGAACCTCGCCGAGGCCAAGAGCATGCTCCCGAACAAGGAGAAGGTCTTGATGTCGATGGAGGAGCTCATCCACCACTTCATCGTCGCCACCCAAGGCATCGATGCGCCTCCCGGCGAAGTCTACTTCGGCGCGGAAAACCCGAAGGGCGAGCTCGGCTTCTACATCCATTCCACCGGCGGCGGCGTGCCGCACCGGTTGAAGATCCGCAGCCCCTCCTTCTGCAATCTTTCCCCGCTGTCCATCCTGCTGCCAGGCCACATGATTTCCGACGTCCCGGCCGTCCTCGGATCGCTCGATTTCGTGATGGGCGAATGTGACCGCTGA